Proteins encoded in a region of the Haloarchaeobius salinus genome:
- a CDS encoding right-handed parallel beta-helix repeat-containing protein, whose product MAFSRRELLRAGVPLTMVGLAGCSSNGNGGSGGGSTTAPPTQASTTRRQTTQSTTQQSTTQQQQQTDTSDSACESPVEVSGTITEDTTWDCDRYHMTGDVTVANGATLTVDSTVVDTAADTLLSVGDGATLVSTGTAELPTVFRSETHQPGSWKGIEVTAGSVEASFDNTIIRFGGAGGWANVYLQNGATAAFHRCMFDRSSTYGVHAEANTGFTSFSDCSFLDNQSGSMRIPATAIPDLELSTTYTNNNLPGKVVVDNETVTQDATWPAIDRPYVFPDGATIAAGVAVEAGTLCWFGQGSLLSVERGGVLDARGEAASPVRFVGEQTGTPGFWRGIEIVSNDRNSLSNTLVAGGGADGWANVYVQNGGRVSIDNTSLVGSATYGLHAEANTTLSTFEGVGFTRNQQGSMRIPLPSLGRVGPDTVFVDGGGENHIEVTDETVTQPARWNLPDVPVHFPGNGRIRADVTVDPGATFTFAQGSLLSVEQGGSLHAVGGSAADETITFRGDADVPGFWRGIEFVSLSPDNVLDSCEIANGGNGGWANVYVQSSGMATVQNSTLRDSSTAGIIAEDGASLTESGNTFSGNADGPIA is encoded by the coding sequence ATGGCTTTCTCGCGACGGGAGCTGCTCCGGGCCGGCGTCCCCCTCACGATGGTCGGTCTCGCGGGCTGTAGCTCGAACGGCAACGGCGGGTCGGGCGGCGGGTCGACGACGGCACCGCCGACGCAGGCATCGACCACGCGACGACAGACGACGCAGTCGACGACACAGCAGTCGACCACGCAACAGCAACAGCAGACGGACACCTCGGACTCGGCCTGCGAGTCGCCGGTCGAGGTGTCGGGCACCATCACCGAGGACACGACCTGGGACTGCGACCGGTACCACATGACCGGCGACGTGACCGTCGCGAACGGCGCGACGCTGACGGTCGACAGTACGGTCGTCGATACGGCGGCGGACACGCTGCTGTCGGTCGGTGACGGGGCGACGCTCGTCAGTACCGGCACGGCGGAGTTACCCACCGTGTTCCGCAGCGAGACCCACCAGCCGGGGAGCTGGAAGGGCATCGAGGTGACCGCCGGCAGCGTCGAGGCGTCGTTCGACAACACCATCATCCGCTTCGGGGGTGCCGGTGGCTGGGCGAACGTCTACCTCCAGAACGGCGCGACGGCGGCGTTCCACAGGTGCATGTTCGACCGCTCGTCGACGTACGGCGTCCACGCCGAGGCGAACACCGGCTTCACGTCGTTCTCGGACTGCTCGTTCCTCGACAACCAGTCGGGCTCGATGCGGATCCCGGCAACGGCCATCCCCGACCTCGAACTCTCCACGACGTACACCAATAACAACCTCCCGGGCAAGGTCGTCGTCGACAACGAGACCGTCACGCAGGACGCGACCTGGCCGGCCATCGACAGGCCGTACGTCTTCCCGGACGGGGCGACCATCGCGGCCGGGGTGGCGGTCGAGGCGGGCACGCTCTGCTGGTTCGGGCAGGGGTCGTTGCTGTCGGTCGAACGGGGCGGTGTTCTCGACGCTCGCGGGGAGGCAGCGTCGCCGGTCAGGTTCGTCGGCGAGCAGACGGGGACCCCCGGGTTCTGGCGGGGCATCGAGATCGTCTCGAACGACCGGAACAGCCTCTCCAACACCCTGGTCGCCGGCGGCGGTGCCGACGGCTGGGCGAACGTCTACGTCCAGAACGGGGGGCGGGTGTCCATCGACAACACCAGCCTCGTCGGCTCGGCCACCTACGGACTCCACGCGGAGGCGAACACGACCCTGTCCACGTTCGAGGGGGTCGGTTTCACGCGCAACCAGCAGGGCTCGATGCGGATTCCGCTGCCCAGCCTCGGTCGGGTCGGCCCGGACACGGTCTTCGTCGACGGGGGCGGGGAGAACCACATCGAGGTCACCGACGAGACAGTCACCCAGCCCGCCAGATGGAACCTGCCCGACGTACCGGTTCACTTCCCGGGGAACGGCCGCATCCGGGCCGACGTCACCGTCGACCCCGGCGCGACGTTCACGTTCGCGCAGGGCTCGCTGCTCTCCGTCGAGCAGGGCGGGAGCCTCCACGCGGTCGGTGGTTCGGCGGCGGACGAGACGATCACCTTCCGCGGTGACGCCGACGTCCCCGGCTTCTGGCGGGGCATCGAGTTCGTCTCGCTCTCCCCCGACAACGTGCTCGATAGCTGTGAGATTGCCAACGGCGGGAACGGCGGCTGGGCGAACGTCTACGTCCAGAGCTCCGGGATGGCGACGGTGCAGAACTCCACGCTCCGGGACAGCTCGACGGCGGGCATCATCGCGGAGGACGGCGCCAGCCTGACCGAGTCCGGCAACACGTTCTCCGGGAACGCCGACGGCCCCATCGCCTGA